The proteins below come from a single Sinorhizobium fredii genomic window:
- a CDS encoding hydantoinase B/oxoprolinase family protein, whose product MNQSMIDIHMQVMWNRLISVVEEQAQTLIRTAFSTSVREAGDLSAGVFDLEGRMLAQAVTGTPGHVNAMAESVAHFIRDIGPENIFEGDVYITNDPWKGTGHLHDITVVTPSFHHGKLVGYFASTAHVVDVGGRGFGPDAREVYEEGIFIPIMKFFERGELNRTLIHIVRNNVRESDKVVGDFHALAACNETGHRRLIDMLTEFNLEDLSMIGGFILKNSREATLDRLKDLPHGSWEYSLDLDGYDEPVHLAAKLTISPEGVAVDFDGTSGTSKFGINVPLVYAKAYACYGIKCVVAPEIPNNAASLAPFDVVAPEGCILNAKRPAPVAVRHVLGHFVPDLVLGALHQALPGQVPAEGASALWNLHMSVRPVSDQIGGKGAEILMFNSGGSGARASLDGLNATAFPSGVHTMPIEATENVGPVIVWRKELREGSGGAGAQRGGLGQMIEIEAADGYSFRFSAMFDRLGHPARGRDGGRDGAAGSVTLDDGTVLKGKGLQFVPEGRRLVLALPGGGGYGDPAERPADAVAHDVRHGYITEDQAMLYGKAEGKA is encoded by the coding sequence ATGAACCAATCGATGATCGATATCCACATGCAGGTCATGTGGAACCGCCTGATCTCCGTCGTCGAGGAGCAGGCGCAGACGCTGATCCGCACGGCCTTCTCCACCTCCGTCCGCGAGGCAGGCGATCTTTCCGCCGGCGTGTTCGACCTCGAAGGGCGCATGCTGGCGCAGGCCGTCACCGGCACGCCGGGCCACGTCAACGCCATGGCGGAATCCGTTGCGCACTTCATCCGCGATATCGGCCCGGAGAACATCTTCGAAGGCGACGTCTACATCACCAACGATCCATGGAAGGGCACCGGTCACCTGCACGACATCACGGTCGTCACGCCTTCCTTCCACCACGGCAAGCTCGTCGGCTACTTCGCCTCGACTGCCCATGTCGTCGATGTCGGCGGCCGCGGCTTCGGCCCGGATGCGCGTGAGGTCTACGAGGAAGGCATCTTCATCCCGATCATGAAGTTCTTCGAGCGCGGTGAACTGAACCGTACGCTCATCCATATCGTGCGCAACAACGTCCGAGAAAGCGACAAGGTGGTCGGCGACTTCCATGCGCTTGCAGCTTGCAACGAGACCGGCCACCGCCGCCTCATCGACATGCTGACGGAATTCAACCTCGAAGACCTGTCGATGATCGGCGGCTTCATCCTGAAGAACAGCCGCGAGGCGACGCTCGATCGGTTGAAGGACCTGCCGCACGGCTCCTGGGAGTACAGCCTCGATCTCGATGGCTACGATGAACCGGTGCACCTTGCCGCAAAGCTCACCATCAGCCCCGAGGGCGTGGCGGTCGATTTCGACGGTACCTCCGGCACGAGCAAGTTCGGCATCAACGTGCCGCTTGTCTATGCGAAGGCCTATGCCTGCTACGGCATCAAATGCGTCGTTGCCCCGGAAATCCCGAACAACGCCGCCTCGCTTGCGCCGTTCGACGTCGTCGCGCCGGAAGGCTGCATCCTCAATGCCAAACGTCCGGCGCCGGTCGCGGTGCGCCACGTGCTCGGCCATTTCGTACCGGATCTGGTGCTCGGCGCGCTGCATCAGGCGCTGCCGGGTCAGGTGCCGGCCGAAGGCGCGAGCGCGCTCTGGAACCTGCATATGAGCGTGCGCCCAGTCTCCGATCAAATCGGCGGCAAGGGCGCGGAGATCCTGATGTTCAATTCCGGCGGTTCCGGCGCACGCGCTTCGCTCGATGGGCTGAACGCCACTGCTTTCCCCAGCGGCGTCCATACTATGCCGATCGAGGCGACGGAGAATGTCGGCCCGGTCATCGTCTGGCGCAAGGAGTTACGCGAAGGATCCGGCGGCGCCGGTGCACAGCGCGGCGGCCTCGGCCAGATGATCGAGATCGAGGCGGCCGATGGCTATTCTTTCCGCTTCTCCGCCATGTTCGACCGTCTCGGTCATCCGGCGCGCGGCCGCGACGGGGGCAGGGACGGGGCGGCCGGTTCCGTGACGCTCGACGATGGAACGGTGCTGAAGGGCAAGGGATTGCAATTCGTGCCTGAGGGAAGAAGGCTCGTGCTCGCGCTTCCGGGCGGCGGAGGCTACGGCGATCCGGCGGAGCGCCCTGCGGATGCTGTCGCCCATGACGTCAGGCACGGCTACATCACCGAAGACCAGGCCATGCTCTACGGCAAGGCGGAAGGGAAGGCATGA
- a CDS encoding hydantoinase/oxoprolinase family protein codes for MKTSPSNCRVGVDIGGTFTDIALDLDGVLHSTKVLTDYVAPERAILKGVGVVAEMAGIALSDIDILIHGTTLATNALIERRGAKTALVTTEGFRDVLEMRTENRFEQYDLNISLPPALIARADRFVVRERIAASGKVLLQLDEASVAAVIEKIAAGGYESVAIGFIHAYANGAHEVAVREAMLERLPHVSVSISSEVSPQMREFERFNTVCANAYVKPAIKSYLDRLVVSLKEIGVGCPVFMIHSGGGIVSVESASEFPVRLVESGPAGGAIFAADIARRHGLDTVLSFDMGGTTAKICLIENQVPKTAKTFEVARTYRFRKGSGMPISIPVVEMVEIGAGGGSIASVDGMRQIRVGPHSAASEPGPACYQRGGKNPTVTDADLILGKLDPENFAGGAIPLSIDASRKAMSDDIGSVLALDPEAAAYGTCEMVDENMANAGRVHTVENGKNIADFTMITFGGAGPLHAARLCEKMGITTFLVPPGAGVGSAIGFLKAPFGYESVRSAVFNLTKFDHAAANRLMEAMLAEAVGFVEGGLDMGQPVIERMLFMRYAGQGWDIPVPLQSPRFDSDSAKTIAALFETEYGRFFGRAIEGLDIEIVSWSVKASSPLPPVARVAAVAEGEAVRPAKTRRLFEAAQGTYLEAGIHERTHLKPGDVVRGPAVIVERETSTVLTSAFKAIVQNDGCLLVSRL; via the coding sequence GTGAAAACCAGCCCTTCAAACTGCCGGGTCGGCGTCGATATCGGCGGCACCTTTACGGACATCGCCCTCGATCTGGACGGAGTTCTCCACTCCACCAAGGTACTGACCGACTACGTGGCGCCGGAGCGGGCGATCTTGAAGGGTGTAGGGGTCGTCGCCGAGATGGCCGGCATAGCGCTTTCGGACATCGATATCCTAATCCACGGCACGACGCTTGCCACCAATGCGCTCATCGAGCGGCGCGGGGCTAAGACGGCGCTGGTGACGACGGAAGGGTTCCGCGATGTGCTGGAGATGCGCACGGAGAACCGCTTCGAGCAATACGATCTCAACATCTCGCTGCCGCCGGCGCTGATTGCCCGCGCGGATCGTTTCGTCGTGCGCGAGCGGATCGCCGCGTCGGGCAAAGTTCTTCTGCAGCTGGATGAAGCATCCGTCGCGGCAGTCATCGAGAAGATCGCCGCGGGCGGTTACGAGAGTGTCGCCATCGGGTTCATCCATGCCTATGCCAACGGCGCGCATGAGGTTGCGGTGCGTGAGGCCATGCTCGAGCGGCTGCCGCATGTCTCCGTCTCGATTTCCTCCGAAGTTTCCCCGCAAATGCGCGAGTTCGAGCGCTTCAACACGGTCTGCGCCAATGCCTATGTGAAACCGGCGATCAAATCCTATCTCGACCGGCTCGTCGTGTCGCTGAAGGAGATCGGCGTCGGCTGCCCGGTCTTCATGATCCATTCGGGCGGCGGCATCGTCTCGGTGGAAAGCGCGTCGGAGTTCCCGGTGCGGCTGGTGGAATCCGGTCCCGCGGGCGGGGCCATCTTCGCGGCAGACATTGCCCGGCGTCATGGTCTCGACACGGTGCTCTCCTTCGACATGGGCGGCACCACCGCCAAGATCTGCCTAATCGAGAACCAGGTGCCGAAGACAGCCAAGACCTTCGAGGTCGCCCGCACCTACCGCTTCCGCAAGGGCTCCGGCATGCCGATCTCGATTCCGGTGGTCGAGATGGTCGAGATCGGTGCGGGCGGCGGTTCGATCGCCAGTGTCGACGGCATGCGCCAGATCCGTGTCGGACCGCACTCCGCCGCTTCAGAGCCGGGCCCGGCGTGCTACCAGCGCGGCGGCAAGAACCCGACCGTGACGGATGCCGACCTGATCCTCGGCAAGCTCGATCCGGAGAACTTTGCCGGCGGCGCCATCCCGCTCTCCATCGATGCGAGCCGCAAGGCGATGAGCGACGATATCGGCTCTGTTCTCGCGCTCGATCCGGAAGCTGCCGCCTACGGCACCTGCGAGATGGTGGACGAGAACATGGCCAATGCCGGCCGCGTCCATACGGTCGAGAACGGCAAGAACATCGCCGACTTCACGATGATCACCTTCGGCGGCGCCGGACCGCTGCATGCGGCGCGTCTCTGCGAGAAGATGGGGATTACCACCTTCCTCGTCCCGCCGGGCGCCGGCGTCGGCTCGGCGATCGGCTTTTTGAAGGCACCCTTCGGCTATGAGTCCGTGCGCAGCGCCGTCTTCAACCTTACGAAATTCGATCATGCGGCGGCGAACCGGCTTATGGAAGCGATGCTGGCCGAGGCCGTCGGCTTCGTCGAAGGCGGGCTCGACATGGGCCAGCCGGTGATCGAACGCATGCTTTTCATGCGCTACGCCGGGCAGGGCTGGGACATTCCCGTTCCGCTGCAGTCCCCCCGCTTCGACTCCGACAGTGCCAAGACGATCGCTGCGCTGTTCGAGACTGAATACGGGCGCTTCTTCGGCCGCGCCATCGAAGGCCTCGATATCGAGATCGTCAGCTGGTCGGTCAAGGCGAGCTCGCCGCTGCCGCCGGTCGCCCGGGTTGCCGCCGTTGCTGAAGGCGAGGCCGTCAGGCCCGCCAAGACGCGCCGGCTGTTCGAAGCAGCTCAAGGGACCTATCTCGAAGCGGGTATTCATGAACGGACGCACCTGAAGCCCGGCGACGTCGTCAGAGGTCCGGCCGTTATCGTGGAGCGAGAGACCTCGACGGTTCTGACCTCCGCCTTCAAGGCCATCGTTCAGAACGACGGCTGCCTGCTCGTATCACGGCTTTGA
- a CDS encoding heavy metal translocating P-type ATPase — MASLNAAGTRHVESKQNVSLSVEGMSCASCVARVEKAISAVPGVVSASVNLATERADIRFDETAKPSEIINAIENLGYGAVEDALELGIEGMSCASCVGRVEKALKAVPGVVEANVNLANERASIRLVRGLASTEQLVEAVRGVGYEAHQRGNDQDIDREGEKRAQELRRVERAFLTGALLTLPVFLLEMGSHFVPAIHDLVMTRIGMAESRYLQFALATIVLFGPGRRFFAKGVPALLRAAPDMNSLVAIGTAAAWGYSVVATFAPRLLPAGTANVYYEAAAVIVTLILLGRLLEARAKGRTSEAIKHLMGLQPKTARVRRGGEMLEIPVAELRVGDMVLVRPGEKVAVDGVVVEGQSYVDESMITGEPVPVEKTKGSDVVGGTINRTGAFTFRATKVGTDTILAQIIRMVEQAQGAKLPIQTLVDRVTGWFVPAVMAVAVVTFLTWLVFGPDPALTFALVNGVAVLIIACPCAMGLATPTSIMVGTGRAAEMGVLFRKGEALQTLRNAAVIALDKTGTLTEGRPELTDLETAPGFQRNTVLALIAAAEARSEHPIAEAIVSAAEAAGLELAEPEKFEAIPGFGIRAEVAGKDVHIGADRLMARLGLDVSHFASEAARLGDEGKSPLYAAIDGRVASIIAVADPLKETTREAVRALHDLGLKIAIVTGDNRRTAEAIARKLGIDEVLAEVLPDGKAAAVKRLRADGRRVAFVGDGINDAPALAAADVGIAIGTGTDVAIESADVVLMSGDLVGVPNAIALSKTTIRNIKQNLFWAFAYNMVLIPVAAGALYPGYGVLLSPVFAAGAMALSSVFVVANALRLKEFRASERQA, encoded by the coding sequence ATGGCATCCCTGAACGCCGCCGGAACGAGGCACGTGGAAAGCAAGCAAAACGTCAGCCTTTCCGTGGAGGGCATGAGCTGCGCCTCCTGCGTCGCGCGCGTCGAGAAGGCGATTAGCGCCGTCCCGGGGGTGGTTTCCGCCTCCGTCAACCTGGCAACGGAGCGTGCCGACATTCGCTTCGACGAGACGGCGAAACCATCCGAGATCATCAACGCGATCGAGAATCTCGGCTACGGGGCGGTTGAAGATGCGCTTGAGCTCGGCATCGAAGGGATGAGTTGCGCCTCCTGCGTGGGGCGCGTCGAGAAGGCGCTGAAGGCCGTCCCCGGCGTCGTCGAGGCGAATGTCAATCTTGCCAACGAGAGGGCCTCGATCCGGCTAGTAAGGGGGCTCGCCTCCACCGAGCAGCTGGTGGAAGCGGTTCGCGGCGTCGGCTACGAGGCACATCAGCGCGGCAATGATCAGGATATCGACCGCGAGGGAGAAAAGCGCGCACAGGAGCTGAGACGCGTTGAGCGTGCCTTCCTGACCGGCGCCCTCCTGACGCTTCCTGTCTTCCTCCTCGAGATGGGCTCGCACTTCGTTCCGGCAATCCATGATTTGGTGATGACCCGCATCGGCATGGCCGAGAGCCGGTACCTGCAGTTCGCTCTGGCGACGATCGTTCTCTTCGGCCCCGGCCGCCGCTTCTTCGCCAAGGGCGTGCCTGCCTTGTTGCGCGCCGCACCTGACATGAACTCGCTGGTGGCGATCGGAACGGCCGCCGCCTGGGGCTATTCGGTCGTCGCCACCTTTGCGCCCCGGCTCCTGCCGGCCGGCACCGCCAATGTCTACTACGAGGCGGCAGCCGTCATCGTCACACTGATCCTGCTCGGACGGCTCCTCGAAGCGCGCGCCAAGGGCCGCACATCGGAGGCGATCAAGCACTTGATGGGCCTGCAGCCCAAGACAGCGCGCGTCCGGCGCGGCGGCGAGATGCTGGAAATCCCGGTTGCCGAGTTGCGCGTGGGCGACATGGTGCTGGTGCGGCCCGGCGAGAAGGTCGCCGTCGACGGCGTGGTCGTCGAAGGCCAATCCTATGTCGACGAATCGATGATCACCGGCGAGCCCGTGCCGGTGGAAAAGACGAAGGGTTCGGATGTCGTCGGCGGCACGATCAACAGGACCGGCGCCTTCACCTTCCGTGCCACCAAGGTTGGCACCGATACCATTCTTGCGCAGATCATCCGGATGGTCGAGCAGGCGCAAGGCGCGAAACTGCCGATCCAGACGCTCGTCGATCGCGTCACCGGCTGGTTCGTGCCGGCCGTGATGGCGGTCGCCGTGGTGACTTTCCTCACCTGGCTCGTTTTCGGGCCGGACCCGGCCCTCACCTTCGCGCTCGTCAACGGCGTCGCGGTACTGATCATCGCCTGCCCCTGTGCCATGGGTCTCGCCACGCCAACTTCGATCATGGTCGGCACCGGCCGTGCCGCCGAGATGGGCGTGCTTTTTCGCAAGGGCGAAGCGTTGCAGACGTTGCGCAATGCCGCGGTCATCGCCCTCGACAAGACCGGCACGCTGACCGAGGGCCGGCCGGAGCTGACCGATCTGGAGACCGCGCCCGGTTTCCAGCGCAACACCGTCCTGGCTCTAATCGCCGCCGCCGAAGCACGGTCCGAACACCCGATCGCCGAAGCGATCGTTTCCGCGGCCGAAGCCGCCGGCCTTGAATTGGCCGAGCCTGAAAAGTTCGAGGCAATTCCGGGTTTTGGCATCAGAGCCGAGGTTGCCGGAAAGGACGTCCACATTGGCGCCGACAGGCTGATGGCACGTCTCGGCCTCGACGTCTCGCACTTTGCCTCCGAAGCCGCCCGGCTCGGCGACGAGGGCAAGAGCCCGCTCTATGCGGCGATCGACGGCAGGGTCGCCTCCATCATCGCGGTTGCCGATCCGCTGAAGGAGACGACGCGAGAGGCCGTCCGAGCGCTGCATGACCTCGGCCTGAAGATCGCGATCGTCACCGGCGACAATCGCCGAACGGCCGAGGCGATCGCCCGCAAGCTCGGCATCGACGAGGTGCTCGCCGAGGTGCTGCCGGACGGCAAGGCCGCGGCGGTCAAGCGCCTGCGGGCGGACGGCCGAAGAGTCGCCTTCGTCGGCGACGGTATCAACGACGCGCCGGCGCTTGCCGCCGCAGATGTCGGAATCGCGATCGGCACGGGAACCGATGTCGCAATCGAGAGCGCCGACGTGGTGCTGATGTCCGGCGACCTCGTCGGCGTGCCGAATGCGATCGCCCTTTCGAAGACGACGATCCGCAACATCAAGCAAAACCTGTTCTGGGCCTTCGCCTATAACATGGTTCTGATTCCGGTGGCCGCCGGCGCGCTCTATCCCGGCTATGGCGTCCTGCTCTCGCCGGTCTTTGCCGCCGGAGCAATGGCGCTTTCTAGCGTCTTCGTGGTCGCCAATGCGTTACGCCTCAAGGAATTCCGAGCTTCGGAGCGGCAGGCGTGA
- the cueR gene encoding Cu(I)-responsive transcriptional regulator, with protein sequence MNIGDLARASGVSAKMIRYYEKIGLIPPADRAQSGYRNYGDNDVHTLRFIRRARDLGFTVEQMAELLALWRDRSRASSEVKKIALDQVAILERKAEELKAMSLTLKHLAAHCHGDARPDCPIIDDLADADNEPKKSPEPARFGRGGEPVRGLRRSGASTR encoded by the coding sequence ATGAATATCGGCGATCTCGCACGCGCCTCGGGGGTTTCGGCGAAGATGATCCGCTATTATGAGAAAATTGGCCTCATTCCGCCGGCCGACAGGGCCCAATCCGGCTATCGCAACTACGGCGACAACGACGTCCATACGCTGCGGTTCATCCGGCGGGCCCGCGACCTCGGCTTCACCGTCGAGCAGATGGCGGAACTTCTGGCACTTTGGCGCGATCGTTCGCGCGCCAGCAGCGAGGTGAAGAAGATCGCACTCGATCAGGTCGCGATACTGGAGCGCAAGGCGGAGGAACTGAAGGCGATGAGTCTGACGCTGAAACACCTTGCGGCCCATTGCCACGGCGACGCGCGGCCGGACTGCCCGATCATCGACGATCTTGCCGATGCAGACAACGAACCGAAGAAGTCGCCCGAGCCGGCGCGTTTCGGCCGCGGCGGCGAGCCGGTCCGCGGCCTGCGGCGATCTGGTGCATCGACACGCTGA
- a CDS encoding DUF411 domain-containing protein encodes MTIHRRDFLAGTLACAFVVLLGAPTPLAGAMRMVIYKDPGCGCCESWAAAMREAGFAVVVHNESDMTAIKRRFAVPPDMAACHTAVLDGYLIEGHVPLEAIRKLLAERPNIPGLAVPGMPVGSLGMGDDPQAAYEVYALSRIPGAAPTIFHSVRPAI; translated from the coding sequence ATGACCATCCACCGCAGAGATTTCCTGGCCGGCACCCTGGCATGCGCCTTTGTTGTCCTACTCGGCGCTCCGACCCCGCTGGCAGGCGCCATGCGCATGGTGATCTACAAGGATCCCGGCTGCGGCTGCTGCGAAAGCTGGGCGGCAGCCATGAGGGAAGCGGGCTTCGCGGTCGTAGTCCATAACGAAAGCGACATGACCGCGATCAAGCGGCGCTTTGCCGTGCCGCCGGACATGGCGGCCTGTCACACGGCGGTGCTCGACGGCTATCTGATCGAGGGGCACGTGCCGCTCGAGGCGATTAGAAAGTTGCTCGCCGAGCGCCCGAACATTCCCGGGCTCGCGGTGCCCGGCATGCCGGTGGGTTCGCTCGGCATGGGCGACGATCCGCAGGCTGCCTATGAAGTCTATGCGCTAAGCAGGATACCCGGCGCCGCGCCGACCATCTTCCATAGCGTCCGACCGGCAATCTGA
- a CDS encoding FkbM family methyltransferase, whose product MRAITYFDKTVHFPDKPEKKRFFARLQAGQWEPGTFQNIARLVDEKTTFIDIGGWIGVTPYWAAQIANNVIVVEPDPVCFDILTQMKAGNAGEVELVNAALSQDERLVLNSVGGGFGSSETSALIADDTGMAISAETVTIEKLQAMATTERLCFKIDIEGYEYKALDQFRAIDRRRTAGVLLAVHPQILAASLSGPALFRAIRTMAATVRLIRSFRGLRLENRSAIFAALRKSIARRELKGFDLLFLPK is encoded by the coding sequence ATGCGCGCCATAACTTATTTCGACAAGACCGTTCACTTCCCCGACAAGCCGGAAAAGAAGCGCTTTTTCGCCCGCTTGCAGGCCGGTCAATGGGAACCCGGCACCTTCCAGAACATCGCGCGCCTGGTCGACGAAAAAACCACCTTCATCGACATCGGCGGCTGGATCGGCGTCACCCCCTATTGGGCGGCGCAGATCGCCAACAATGTTATCGTCGTCGAGCCCGACCCGGTGTGCTTCGACATCCTGACACAGATGAAGGCCGGCAATGCCGGCGAGGTGGAACTCGTCAATGCCGCCCTGTCGCAGGACGAACGCCTGGTGCTCAACTCCGTCGGCGGCGGTTTCGGCAGCTCGGAGACCTCGGCGCTGATCGCCGACGACACCGGCATGGCGATCAGCGCCGAAACCGTGACGATCGAGAAGCTCCAGGCAATGGCAACGACCGAGCGCCTCTGCTTCAAGATCGATATCGAAGGCTATGAATACAAGGCGCTGGACCAGTTCCGGGCGATCGACCGCAGGCGAACGGCGGGTGTGCTCCTTGCGGTGCATCCGCAGATCCTGGCTGCCTCGCTTTCCGGTCCTGCGCTGTTTCGAGCCATCCGGACCATGGCCGCGACGGTGCGCTTGATCCGAAGCTTTCGCGGACTTCGCCTGGAGAACAGGTCGGCGATCTTTGCGGCATTGCGCAAATCGATCGCAAGACGCGAACTCAAAGGCTTCGACCTGCTCTTCCTTCCCAAGTGA
- a CDS encoding cyclic nucleotide-binding domain-containing protein, translating into MLLKDEVEMLRRITLFSGLPPAKLKLLAFTSDRVMYSAGENLFRQGDIGDAAYVILSGKADVLVSTPTGQLKVAEVEQNSIVGEIAILCNTPRTATIQTTTPLEALRIRKDDFLKLLADFPEMAVEIMRVLADRLSQTTSELTEARSRAQRAEA; encoded by the coding sequence ATGCTCCTAAAAGACGAAGTGGAAATGTTGCGCCGGATAACGCTCTTTTCCGGTCTGCCGCCTGCGAAACTCAAGCTACTCGCTTTCACCTCCGACCGGGTGATGTACAGCGCCGGCGAAAACCTGTTCCGCCAAGGAGATATCGGAGACGCCGCCTATGTCATCCTGTCCGGCAAGGCCGACGTACTGGTATCGACGCCGACCGGCCAGCTGAAGGTCGCCGAAGTCGAGCAGAATTCGATCGTCGGCGAGATTGCAATCCTCTGCAACACGCCGCGCACCGCAACCATCCAGACGACCACTCCGCTCGAAGCCCTGCGGATCCGCAAGGACGATTTCCTGAAGCTGCTGGCCGATTTCCCCGAGATGGCGGTTGAGATCATGCGCGTGCTCGCCGACCGTCTCAGCCAGACGACGTCCGAGCTCACCGAAGCCCGCAGCCGCGCCCAACGGGCCGAGGCGTAG